The following nucleotide sequence is from Myxocyprinus asiaticus isolate MX2 ecotype Aquarium Trade chromosome 21, UBuf_Myxa_2, whole genome shotgun sequence.
TTGTCCATCTTTCATTTTCCATCATTACCTCCATAGTTGCAATTCCTTTCTCTTTTTGTATGCAGCATTTagataattactttttttatgttAAGTCTACGTTTCTGTATATTCTCTATTATACAGAAAATGGTGACTTCTTGGCTTTGGATCTTGGAGGTACAAACTTTAGGGTGCTGTTGGTAAAGATTCGTAGTGGCAAGAGACGAACTGTGGAGATGCATAATAAAATCTATGCCATTCCTGTAGAAGTAATGCAAGGAACTGGAGAGGAGGTGTGTAGCCTCTATTGCATAATTAAACCTAGTTAGAAgatatgattaaaaataaataaatatatatatatatatatatatatatatatatatatatatatatatatatatatatatatatatatatattattttttttatattgttgtatAAGCACTGAACTACTGTACACACAGGTATagaaatacaaaatgtaagtCCTGAACTTATTTTGTGGTATTTGATTTGTATTTGAATGACTCTTAATTAATAGTCACTCTAAACTAATTCATATCTTTAAATGAATAACAGCAAATGCAATATTTcaacaataaattattttaactaCTCCTCCACAAACACCTGCAGCTCTTTGATCACATTGTGGCCTGCATATCTGATTTCCTGGACTACATGGGAATGAAGAATGCTCGCCTGCCTCTGGGCTTTACCTTCTCCTTCCCCTGCAGACAAACTAGTCTGGATGCAGTGAGCTgccttttggcattttttttttcttcatctttttTGCATTTGCTCATCTATTGAATGACATCCTGTTGATATTTTCATGCTGTGTTGATTGCAGGGAATTTTGGTAAATTGGACAAAGGGATTCAGAGCCACAGACTGTGAAGGGGAAGATGTTGTCGGCCTCCTGAGAGAGGGCATCAAAAGGAGAGAGGTGAGTTACGACATACTGCCACAAAAGTGATGAccataaattatttaattgatttttaaaTCCAGAATCTCAATCTTTATTACTTTGGCTGTGCATTACAGGTTGTGTGTATATTGTATGTGTACAATTCGAAagtgttttgtgtacactgtaCCGTTCACAGGAGTTTGACCTGGATGTTGTAGCCATAGTGAATGACACAGTGGGTACAATGATGACCTGTGCATATGAGGAACCCACATGTGAGGTTGGGCTGATTGCAGGTAAATTTAATATTGTACAACTGTGAATCACTAATCAACTACAGAATACACAAATAGCAGAAGTAGTTTTTGTAtgccatattttaaaacacagtgaTATTCATAAGTCTAACTGTACGTAAAGACAAATCCTTTACATTTTGTTGCACTTTATGATGTGTATCACATAGAATCCACAAGTAAAACTAACTAGTAGTGTATAAATTATTAATTTCAGGGAAGAAACAGTGATATCTTTTTAACTATTTTTACTCAGCATAGCATGCTAAGATGTGTGTGGTTTTAGGAACAGGCAGCAACGCCTGCTACATGGAGGAGTTGCGAAACATTGAGACAGTGGATGGAGAAGAGGGCAGGATGTGTGTGAATATGGAATGGGGAGCTTTTGGGGACAATGGCTGCCTGGATGACATCAGGACTCAGTATGACAATAATGTGGATGATCTTTCTCTCAATGCTGGCAAACAGAGGTGAGCATTTTCACGCAGTCAAAAGTGTGATGAAAAGAAAAAGTTTTGAAAATAAATTGGTGGGaaaaaaaatggatggatggatggatggatggatgaatgggtgggtggatgggttGGTGAACAGATGagtggatgggtgggtggatggatggatggatgggtgggtgagTGGGTGGGTGGGctgatgcatggatggatggatgggtggatgaatggatggatggatggatggattgatgggtGGGTGGGCGGGTGGATGGAttgatgcatggatggatgggttggtggatggatggatggatggatgggtatgtgtgtgtggatggatggatggatgggtatgtgtgtgtggatgggtgggtggatggatggattgatggatggattaaTGGATGGCTCAGAGGTGTTAATGTAGCAAGTCTTGGAGAATTGCTCCGATGAGATGCAATAGAATATGTAAATGTAGATTCTATTAATGATCAGTATTACTGCAAATGCTCATAATTCATATTTGTTATCCTAAAGTTattatgtttttgtatgtttgtttgtttgcacttTGAGGTATGAGAAGATGTGCAGTGGTATGTACCTGGGCGAAATTGTACGGAACATCTTGATTGACTTGACAAAGCGTGGTTTCCTCTTCAGAGGGCAGATCTCTGAGACACTGAAGACCAGGGGTATCTTCGAAACGAAGTTCCTTTCCCAAATTGAGAGGTACTGTAGTAATGTCTCATATTCGATTATCACATCACACCAAACATTTCCATAATATATAGACATTTTTCAGCAGCGTCAGTAACAGATGTACATTATAATACTGAAATCCTTAAAATAACTTtctgtatatatttatgtttatatttagaaTTTTCTTTTCAACAGACTGCTCGATGCTTGAACCTTGTGTTGATCTTTCCCCGTAGTGATCGATTGGCGCTACTGCAGGTGAGGTCCATTCTGCAGCATTTGGGCTTGGACAGCACATGTGATGACAGTATTATCGTGAAGGAAGTGTGTGGAGCTGTTTCCCGTCGTGCAGCCCAGCTCTGTGGCGCTGGAATGGCTGCTGTTGTGGACAAAATCCGGGAGAACCGTGGCCTGGACCGTTTGGACATCACTGTTGGGGTGGATGGAACTCTTTATAAGCTCCATCCACAGTAAGTGTTTGAAAAATGGATATATTTTGTATAATTCATGCACCAACAAATATTTGTGCTGTTGTGATTTAGTTACATATTTTcctgattttttaaaaaattttaatggcaacaaagaaaatgaGTGTTGCGCGAAAAAGGAATTGGACTcttcagccacacttaaaaatgcacaaatgtcattgcattagacaacaaatTATCAGAGCAAGTGACATTTCAGCATTCTTTCATAAGGAAATGTTTCAAGTCATAAAACATTACATATATTGTTAAAACAGAAAGTACTTGCTCTATAATGGGATGAACTAGACctttggttactctgctaggacaccatTGTGAACTTGAGGAgtactgacttcatacatcctctAAAAATCATGTGACTTAAGGGTCCAAAAGTGTCAAATTATATTTGGGGCTACTGCTggtatatcatattttttatttggccTGAAATGTATTATCTAACTGCGGACTCTCTCCCGCTTCTCAGTTTCTCACGGATTATGCACCAGACTGTGAAGGAGCTCGCCCCCAACTGCAATGTCACCTTCCTTCTCTCAGAAGACGGAAGTGGGAAGGGTGCTGCCTTGATCACTGCTGTTGGGTGTCGTCTGCGTCAGCAAGAACAAAAGAGCTGAACTCTCCTCAGAACAAGCCCTTAGCTCCTTCTGTGGCTATATCAGGGCCTATCAATTTCCACTCACAGCTGTGACTTCACTCTCCTCCACCCAGATCTAGCACATCCATTTGATCATGCCCAGAGCTGTGATTTGACCCTTTGTGATTAGCTTTGTGTTTCACTACTTTTTAAAGAACTCGTTACTGTCAGCCTTTCTCTGTGTACGTCTCAAGTGTGTTATTAGGGGTTGGTCACTCTCTGTCCACCCAAAATATATAAAGATATTATTTAAGATGTTCAActgttgtttatgtatttatggaTGTATACTGGAAAAAGGGAAGAAATGTAAAcacattacaaacattaaaagttaagATATTTGACTAATATTATGaagatattatttattttatttttgtatttgatgGGTGCATTGTAACATGACAGAAGTGACAGGAGTGGATCTTTGAGGGAAAGAAAGTATTTTTTTGAGATTATACCAAGCTAATTCCAAAATTTTGTGTATTGTCATTTGTCTGTAGGTCAGTGTGTGGTGTCAGtcagtagtggttctagcttgttTGGTGCCCTGGGCAAAACCCCCAtcagtaaccccccccccccctttcccaCAAAGGTTGGTGGCTGGGGGTTGTGGGTGGTTGGAGATGACATGGCTGGTGGACTTTTTTGTGTTAGGCAGCTGCACACATTGCACATGCCTAAATCTACCCCTGGTGTCAATATTGAGAAATGCCCAATGTACACTAACCATAACAGTCTccccatggtattgccatggtcaAAGTGGGGAAGACATGCGAGTTCAGTTGAGGCTGCCTTCCTATTTAATTCTTTAATTGCTACCAGCTCCTTTTGGTCTCCTTCTGATACGCTATTCTATTAGTCAAACAAATGAACAAGGAAAGAGAAACCTAATGCCTTTGCTTATTTAccctctttgaaatagtttaactCTTAGATATCTAAAGGCTTTGGCAGATTGTACCATGCACATTGCTTTTGTCAACTTTTTGCTTTTTGCAGGTTATCAGCCCTGTAAACAGCAGTACTGATATCCATAAATGTCCTTCTGTGTGCCCTGGCTGGTTAtttgtgagtgattgtgtgtaaTTAATGTGAGTGAATATGTGTAGTGGCTCAGAGATTATGATGAAAGCATGCCTTATTTGGTAACTGAGGTCTAGCATCCACTGATTTTGTACAAAATTCATAGTTGCACTATATAAATAGATGTTCTCGGAAAACCTATAGGAGAAAaccataaaaatattttgatgaacAACTGATTTTATGTTCTGTGGTTTTCTTCAGAGTTGCCCAAACATTGTAGCGTTGTTCagtattgaaataatgtgtgatATGTGTTTGTGCAATAAAAGAATTTCCTTTTTCTATCTCATGTCAGTGAATGTACTGAGGGTTCAATTGCCAAGTGATACACAGTATGAATACCTGAACAAAGTGGGTAAATGTTAGAGGTATCCTACAATCACAGGCCAAATGATCCTGATTAACCAATTCAGcaagatactgtatatttcaatttaaagataattatttatgtttaatatgAAATTAAGATTTGAGGGGAAAGCTGGTTATTTCACTTTTTGTTCTAGAATTTCTGGtagtttcacacaaaaaatatgaagtaatggtttcaaaatcaacaacaaacaattAAAGATTTAAGCTTCATGTCAAATAGGCCAAATGTGAGCATGCTTTGCTTGAAAACTATGGTGTCTGCTCCTGAGCCTTACGTAAggaatttcaaatcagattacTTAATCAAATATTTGTATCCATGTAGATCTGAGGATacacaactgtttttattttgctTGTCTTTAGAGTATGTCCCATTAACAGTGTTTCATTGCTGTTTTAATTgactttttactgtattttagaaAACAGTGGTAATGATGACAAAATCATGGCAgtgaattatatttaaaaaaaaaaagttcacagaACAATCATGCAATTAAACAGATCCTAGAAcaatcaaccaaaaaaaaaaagatatatatatatatatatatatatatatatatatatatatatatatatatatatatatatatatatatatatgtatgtgtgtgtgtgtgtgtgtgtgtgtgtgtgtgtcaaattttaattttttttatctaaccACCATATCCTGCCATTGTATTCATTGTCTTATGACAGATTAACTTTATTTCCCTACTTTTCATTTTTAGTATATACAGTTTGACCAGGTTTCAGCATCAATGGGCTGATTTGGAATATGTTGGATGCTGAACCTGactgaaaataatatatttatttatgtggcATGGAAATGAAGTAATTTCTTAATTAGACCTTATAATTAAACTTTGGACAAAAACCCAGCTAAACCTCACAAATCTCTCTTTTATCAATCTAATAAAACACATAATTTTCCTACATTTACATCAGAACAAGTATTAGAATCTACATACAGAAGTACTGTATGTTAAAGGTAATACATGATGTAACCATTTAGCACCACTGAAATATGAGCTTGCTTGGCTATTTACAGTACAAGTACAACATAAAAATGTCTGTATGGtttattatacactcactgagcacttcattaggaacacctgtacacctacatattcattagattatctaatcatccaatcgtgtggcagcagtgcaatgcataaaatcaggctgatgcaggtcatgagcttcagttaatgttcacatcagccatcagaatggggggggggggggttgatctcagtgatttcagccatggcatgattgttggtgccagatgggctggtttgagtatttctgtaactgctgatctcctgggattttcatgcacaacagtctctagagtttactcagaatggtgccaaaaacaaaaaacatcctgtgagtggcagttctgcaaacAGAAattctttgttgatgagagaggtcaacagagaatggccagactggttcgagctgacagaaaagctacagtaactcagataactgctctgtacaattctagttagcagaatagcatctcagaatgcacaacacgtcgaacatggaggtggatgtgctacaacagcagaagaccacatcaggcactttattaggaccatagtgttcctaacaaagtgttcagtgagtgtgtgtttgcttgCCTTTATAGAAATTAGTTTTCAATGTTTTAATCACTATATATAATTGTGCATATAATCTTTTCCCTTCTCATTTTCTTTCTTGTTCTAACACTGCCAAAATAAACCAACAGTTATAGTACTACACTTGACAGTATACAGTATCTCTCAGCAATCCATAATCTTAACCTAGGGTACAGGTGCTCAGACAAATTTAATGttctatttttacatttagaactGTCACTTAACATTTATCTAATATTAacagtttgaaaaatgcattGCTCTATATGATGGTTTATGAAACAACaaggtatacagtatatacagaacaCATTGATCTATACGTATGCTAGTACTTCAAGCAGCAACACAGAAACTAATAAGGCTTGATGCTTATGCCATGATGAAAGTACTGTACATTAATACTCCACCTGTAAAGCCCATCATAGAACACAATAGGAGGAAAATACAAATTCAAAGGGTATGTGAGGTACTGAATGCAAAGTGTGGCCAACAGGTGTATTTCCTCCCTCTCTTTCCCTTCTCTGAAATAGATTCAGGCTTTGATTAGCTTGGAAGTGGTATCTTCTGGCTTGTTTAAATGGTTACGGACCACCACACTGGTGGTCTCTGTGCGATAACGGTATCTCATATGAAAGGTTCTCATGTGCTGCAGCTCCATGTTGTCTTCCTCAGAAATCTTGATGAAGGGGCACCACTGGAATGCTTTGCGGAAACCTGAGCGGAATCTGTAGAAGGACAGCAGATACTAGATGCTAACTTCATGTGCATTAAAAGAGCCATTGTAAAAAGAAAACACTGAtaattagtggtcgactgatatgggtttatCTAGAGCAAGGGTTTTCAAACGTTTTGTTTTTAAGGGCACCCAAATATTATGAGGGACCCCCTACTTGAAAGATaaaggcagctatatattttcatgtataactgCCCATTTATAATGTGTAAGAAAAATAGTATGAATTTTATAAAGAAAAAGTTTTGTTTAACAATTACCAAAATGctaaattaatgtaaataattggcttttatgttgactttgtagtaaaaccaaaataaataatgtaaatattatcTGGAAAGTATTTACTTTGCATAAAAGTTGACATGTATTTTCTGCCCATTATGAGAGTAATGTTGGATGTATAAATCTAAAGAGAATCATTTTCAGTTCACtgatatagtgcttttcacataAATATTGTTTCAGAGCAGCTTTTAACGCTGCAAGTGGGGAAGAAAGATGAACACAATAAAAAATTCTCAGAACTAAATgcaaattttgttttcatttcttaCTGTTAAAAATTAGGGTTGTCAATAGAATAATCGCAATTAATCTTACAATCTTCCCAGCAACAGAATGAAACTGTATTATGTCAAATTCTGTAAATGTTAACTATCTTActctttacatttttatattattattacttatttatttattacattttttatactttttccACTGATATTTTTCACAGACCCCCAAGCACCCCCTTGCAGTACCCTAAGGGGccccagaccccagtttgaaaaggcctgatctagagagcagggtgggaGTCTGGGAGATGGCTAACATTATGCTGGTATAAACATACTGCAATTTAAATATGGCAAATAAGATGTGTACAAAATCACTGAATTTAAATGAACACTTGTCTTACACAATATTTACCACAAATTCatccaattaaaaaaagaaaaaaagaaaagctgatTATACAATTGGCTGTACATAGACACAAGGCAAAATTATCACTTCTTTTAATTAGATAATTGGGCCAATGAAAATAATGAAGCAGTATATGAATACTAAAACTCTCTtgttatatagcactttttataGCTGCCAATCACTTTTCATAGCattttaatggtaacactttacattaatgttcactTTAAGTattgtaagaaagaaagaaagaaacccttttttatgcatgttgttagaACCAaaaatcaatgatttataatgcattttttaaattaattattagtcattaactccttaataaacccttaacaaaggaaacattcatgtaaagtgttaccactttaCAAAATATAGAGATCACTCGTGATACAGCAAGCCTATTTCTACATTAAAAAGTCTATTAAcatgttcaattttttttttttttttttttaataaatagatGCTTTGTCGACAATGTACTTTCAATCCAGGACTAAGTTTTGGAAATCCACCCTTATAAAATGAGTTCTTAATGAAGACATTAAGGTTAAAGCTTCACTAAATATCCATGTGATTATAAGACCAACATCTCATTTCATGCATAAGATGTACTGTAGTCTGTCATTACCTTTGGTTTAGACAGCAGTAGATGATAGGGTTATACATAGTGGAACTCATGGCCAGCCAGAAGATGGCCAAATAGACCTGCTGGATATAGTGTTGATTGTATATATCCCTGTTGAAGCTCCCCAGAATGAAGTAGATGTGGTAAGGGAGCCAACATATTGCAAAGGTCGTCACAACCACTATCATCATCTTCACAACCTTTAACAAATTGTTAAAATGGCATGggtctttcttgctttcttttcaCAAAGAGCTATAATCCAATAACAATGCATTGGCCAGAACCACTGATGAAAAGGGCCAGTTAATAGGCTTATCATTaaggacaaaagaaagaaaaaatgtgaaagaaattaaAAAGCTAATTTCCTGGCCAGACAAAGCCATTTTTCTGTCCGTTCCCAGGTTTGAGCCTTTTATTGAAATGTATCTATAATTGATCCTGATAATACGTCATGTAAgttgaatatttttttacaccaaaTTATACATATGTAAAAGTTTGATTCTCTCTACAGTTTAGATATATGAAAATTGCCTGGGAATACACTGACATCAAGTTGTGTTGATTGGGTGTATTAATGACTATATATGCAGAGATAATATATAAGATTTAAagtcataaataaataatgaataggTAAGAAAATAACTAAGATTTGCAAAGTTTTATGATAAATACAAGCATTGTTGACCTTGCGTTTTGCCTGGATCTGGTTCTGGTAGTGATCTGATGCTTCTCCAGGGATCTCACTGCCCCACAGCCTCTGGCCCACCAGACTGTAGGTCACCAACATCACCAGCAGAGGGAGCAAGTAGATCAGGATAATCACAGCAATCTGGTACCTAATCAAATTAAGCATCACTTTATCAGTCAAATCTTTGTTTGAAAAATACCTCACTAACACAAAAAAGATGGCATTGTTATAGGGGAATGGAGCTGCCATAAAATGCAAATACACTTTAAACTGTGAAACTATCTAtgtgaataaatatttttggtcAAATTTCTTACGAGAGATGATGTTTTCCTCCATAATCGTCAGGCCAGTCCACCATACAGACAGTCCGAGGGAAAAAGAACTTGGTACTGGCGTAATAACATTGGGGGAAAGCCAGAGAAAATGCCACAGCCCAGATTACCCCGATCAGAACTTTTGTATTAGTGGAGGAGAGTCTGGGCTTCAGGGGGTGGTTTATCGCCATATATCTGTGATAGTcagcaaaacattttaatggaAGTGAACGGTACCCTTCAAATGACATCATACATTTCCAGATGATTTTATATGAGGATAACAAAATTGTGAAGGCTGTCATTACAACAACAGTGTTCACCTTGTTCTCTCCCTTATTGTCATTCAGTGCATTATATGACTAGTCTCTAATTCAGATTATGTCATCAAGCAGATATTGATGTCATCATTAGTACAGACAACAGTAAGCTAAAACAAAAGTCAGAGCAAAACAGTTTTGTAAGTGTGCCACAAGACCATAACTGACCATTTGCAGATATAAATGATTGGACCTGCAGATGAACACCGGCTTGAGTTACTAAAAACAGATGGTATTGAAATTACATGGCTTTAAATGCAGGCTTGCTTCCTCTAGACAAAGACTACATTTGTAGATTATCTATGGCAGTGACACAACATGACTATTACTGTTACCAAGAACTATCAAATATGGGCTGAATTCACCCTGTATTAGGTTAAAGTTGTATTAGGTTAAAATCATCAAAGTGGTTACCTGCAATTGTTGCCTAAATGAGTTTATctgcttgatctaacccttaaaattagttttgttggtttaacATAATGTACTCAGGTTgctaaatatttttgacttgaagaaaacaagttcatttcttaaaggtgcactcagtattttttatgAATGTCATATTGGACTTACACTAACACTAAGTGGTACGGATGCAATATAATTCAAACACAATTGTTttccactgtagaaattcactattcatacttgtcacggtcctgtctgggttttggtctgacaggaccatggcattatccgcccatgtctgtctttgtgtgagcacgcgATCTCTGTTTTATTCCCGGCCATGCGCTcttcagtctgttgtgtttcttgTCTGGAGTGTTGTGTCTGGGttctgacttcctgtctagttcggtTCCGGTCTGTATCGGGACCCGGACATTCgtactccttgtctgtctgttattgacgtgggtgcatcatgcttgtgtcatcttggctgcatgcactcgCGTCGATAATCTATGTTGgcctttgtgtctgtctctcacatCCGCGGACGCGTGTTGCACTCGCCTcgttgtcttggcgatgtgcactcatgccTATCGGATGTTTTGCCTTCTTCTGAGAACACAtggctttgttattgtttctgtatcACCACCTGCTTCTCTGTCTTAAGTCACatcccgcctccttgtttgctcattattgtttTCATTAGTAACACCTGCCCTATATTCAGTgttgggaagtaacggaatacatg
It contains:
- the LOC127412157 gene encoding neuromedin-K receptor-like isoform X1, translated to MDTTLEPLSTSFLYNEEDGNETSTNLFEQPNWQVALWAIAYSLIVIVSIVGNVTVIWIILAHKRMRTVTNYFIVNLAFSDASMATFNTVFNFVYALHNDWYFGLGYCKFQNFFPITAMFSSIYSMAAIAVDRYMAINHPLKPRLSSTNTKVLIGVIWAVAFSLAFPQCYYASTKFFFPRTVCMVDWPDDYGGKHHLSYQIAVIILIYLLPLLVMLVTYSLVGQRLWGSEIPGEASDHYQNQIQAKRKVVKMMIVVVTTFAICWLPYHIYFILGSFNRDIYNQHYIQQVYLAIFWLAMSSTMYNPIIYCCLNQRFRSGFRKAFQWCPFIKISEEDNMELQHMRTFHMRYRYRTETTSVVVRNHLNKPEDTTSKLIKA
- the LOC127412157 gene encoding neuromedin-K receptor-like isoform X2 — encoded protein: MDTTLEPLSTSFLYNEEDGNETSTNLFEQPNWQVALWAIAYSLIVIVSIVGNVTVIWIILAHKRMRTVTNYFIVNLAFSDASMATFNTVFNFVYALHNDWYFGLGYCKFQNFFPITAMFSSIYSMAAIAVDRYMAINHPLKPRLSSTNTKVLIGVIWAVAFSLAFPQCYYASTKFFFPRTVCMVDWPDDYGGKHHLSYQIAVIILIYLLPLLVMLVTYSLVGQRLWGSEIPGEASDHYQNQIQAKRKVVKMMIVVVTTFAICWLPYHIYFILGSFNRDIYNQHYIQQVYLAIFWLAMSSTMYNPIIYCCLNQR